Within Gilvibacter sp. SZ-19, the genomic segment GGCGAAGTGGCGCCTGATCCATGATGTCGTCATGGACCAAAGAGAAGTTGTGAAATACCTCTATGGCAACCGCGGCGTTCATGGCCTCTTCAAAAGGACGACCAAAGAAATCACAACTCACCAAGGTGAGCAGTGGTCTCAGGCGTTTGCCACCTAAAGTCAAAATATAACGAACCGGGTCGTAAAGATTATCGGGTTGTCTGTCTTTAGCAACAGCTTCGAGGTGCTGCATAAATGCATTGCGGTAGTGATCCAAAGAAATCATTGAGCAAAAATAAATCAAATGTTGCACTGCTAGTGCGGTCTTATCAAAAAATTGTGATTCAGGAGCTTCTGCTGCAGGTTTTACCGATAAAGCAAATGTTAATAAATGTTTAAAACTTAGGAAACTTTTAAATGTTTTTAAAGTTTCCAGTGTATTTTTGTCCCCGAAACACTAAACAGTTTCGTATTCCTAACAGTGAAAGAATCTATAGTTAACAAAGCTGCCGAACTCTTTATGACCCTTGGTTTTAAAAGCGTAACCATGGACGATATTGCCAATGCGATGGGTATTTCTAAAAAGACCATCTACGTGCATTTCTCCAACAAGACAGAATTGGTAGACGCAGTTTCCTTTTTCTTATTCGACAGTATCTGCGATGGCATTGACACCATTTGTGAGCAATCCGCCAATCCCATCCAAGAGCTTTACGACATTAAAATGTACGTAATGCATCATCTGAAGAACGAAAAAGCATCCCCACAGTATCAGCTCAAGAAATATTATCCGCAAACCTACAGCCGCTTGCATCGAGCACAGTTCAACAAGATGCACCAATCGGTGTCTGAGAGTTTGCAAAAAGGCGTCGATATGGGGCTCTTTAGGCCAAGCATCGACGTAGATCTAATTGCCCGAATGTACTTTAATGGTATGACAGGCATGAAAGACGAGGCAATCTTCCCTCCGGAGCAATACTCCAAAGACTATTTGATGGAAAGTTATTTGGAATATCACCTAAGGGCCATTGTCACCGACCAAGGAATGGACATACTCAATCAATTTATAAACACCACCGAATAATGCGAAAATTATTGATCCTAGCCAGTATTGTGTTTGGATTCAGCCAGGCTACCGCTCAAGAAGAGCGAGCGTATGATTTTACGCTAGAAGAGGCCATAAGCTTTGCACTAGACAGCAATTACACCGCAATCAACGCCCGGCGAGACATCGCGCGAGCTATTAAACAGAAGTGGGAGACCACAGCGACCGGATTGCCACAAATCAGTGCCAATATCCAGTATCAGAACTTTATTAAACAGCCCGTATCACTATTGCCGGCGGCCGCTTTTGACAACACCAGCAGTGTGGTCAATACGGTAGAAGATTTCTTTGACATTACCCCCAACCGAGAACCGACGGTGCCAGAAGGCTTTATTCCAATTGTATTTGGAACCCAGCAACAAGCCACCGCAACGGCAACGCTCAATCAGTTGATCTTTGACGGGAGTTATCTCGTCGGATTACAAGCAGCGCTTGCCTTTTTAGATTTCTCTGAAAATGCCAACGAGAAGACCCAACTCGAAGTGCGTCGCGGAGTGATCAATGCATACGGTTCGGTTTTGCTTGCAGACGAACTGGTGAGCATCTTCCGCAGCAATAAAGAAAAGTTGGAGAACAACCTTTACGAAGCTCAAAAGATCTTTGAAAATGGGCTTAATGAGCAAGAAGAGGTTGAACAATTAGAGATCACCTTATTGGAGATCGCCACCCAACTCTCTAATGCGGAACGCACTGCAAGCATTGCAAGACAAATGTTCAATGTAGCCTTAGGGATCGATGTGAATACTCCGGTAACACTTACAGAATCCTTAGATGATCTGGCAGACCAGAACATTCAACTCGGCGCATTGGAGACCAACCTGAATATGGAAGAGAACGTCGATTACAAGATAGCTTACAACTTGACCGAACAGCGCTCCTTAGAACTTAAATTAGAAAAGAGCCGTGCGCTACCACAATTAAGTGCCTTTGTAAACTACGGAACACAAGCCTTTAGTGACGAGTTCAGCTTTTTTGATTCCGATCAGCGTTGGTTCCAACAATCGCTTTTTGGAGTAAACATGAACATCCCGATCTTCTCTAGTGGAAATCGCGGAGCAAAAACCCAACAAGCGCGTATTGCCTTGGATCAAGCGGAGACCCAATTGAAAGAAACTGTTCAGAACATTCAACTGCAATTCGACACGGCCAAAAGCAATTACAAATTCAGTGTAGAGTCTTATGAGAATGCCAAGAAGAATCTAGATCTCGCCGAGCGCATAGAAAGGAAGAATCAGATCAAGTTTGACGAAGGGATCTCCTCTAGCTTTGATCTCAGACAAGCACAACTGCAATTATACAGTGCCCAGCAACAGTATTTCAATGCCATGCTCAATGTGATAAACAGCAAGGCGGAGCTGGACACTATCAGCAATTCGAACATCATAAATAACAACTAAAAAATACTCAGATGACCCAGAAACTAAAATTCCTAACAGTAATACTAAGCGCACTTTTGGTGGTCAGCTGTGGTGATGGAAATAAAAGCGAGGTCCCTGTAGCCGACCTCATAGAAGAAGGCGATCTTAGCAAGCTTCGCGAGCGCCGCGACGCGCTAAATGAAGATCAAAAATCCCTGACTACGCAGATACAAAGTCTCGATGCTGCTATTCAAAAATTGGAGCCAGACCAAGGAGCTTTGATCTCTGTTCAAACTGTAAAAGACACTTTGTTCAAGCATTATATAGAGATTCAAGGCGATGTAAAGACCAACGAGAATGTCATCGTATATCCGGAATATCAAGGAACCCTGACTCGTGTTTATGTCAAAGAAGGACAACGCGTTCGCAAAGGGCAGATCTTAGGCAAGATCGACGATGGTGGACTATCTAGCCAACTCAGCCAATTGGAAGTTCAAGCGCAATTGGCCAAAACAACCTTTGAGCGCCAGCAGCGTTTGTGGGACCAAAAGATAGGTTCCGAGATCCAATACTTGCAGGCCAAGACCAATTACGAGTCTAGCCAAAATGCAGTGAACCAGCTCAAGCAACAATTGGCTAAGACCAACGTAACAGCTCCTTTTTCCGGAATAGTGGACGAGGTGATCACCGATCAAGGAACTGTAGTAGCGCCGGGGCAAGGTTTGTTCCGTGTGGTGAATTTGGGCGATATGTATATTGAGGCACAGATCCCGGAGCGTTATTTGACCTCAGTGACCACTGGCAAAGAAGTAGAGATCTTCTTCCCTGTTTTGGGCAAGACGGTTACCTCTACCGTAGCACAGACCGGAAACTATATCAATCCAGACAACCGCACCTTTAGAATTGAGGTGAATGTGCCTAAGGATGCTGAGGTAAAACCCAACCTCAACGCCCGTCTTAAGATCAATGATTACACTGCAGAAGACGCTATTTTGATACCGCTTAACGTGATCTCAGAAGATGCTAACGGCGATCAGTATGTCTACACCATGCAACCCAAGGAAGATGGAACCGGAAACATTGCTGTTCGCAAGAATATAGAGACCGGACTTGCGCAAGGCGATGTAGTGGAGATCAAAAACGGTTTGGCCGTAGACGACGCTTTGGTCATCGAAGGGGCTCGTACCGTGCAGAACAACCAGAAAGTAAGAACACTAGAAAATCAATAAGATGGGGGCCAAAAAGAAAAAACAAGTCGACAAGGAGTTTAAACTCTCCAGTTGGGCCATAGATAACCCAACCATCATCTAT encodes:
- a CDS encoding TolC family protein; its protein translation is MRKLLILASIVFGFSQATAQEERAYDFTLEEAISFALDSNYTAINARRDIARAIKQKWETTATGLPQISANIQYQNFIKQPVSLLPAAAFDNTSSVVNTVEDFFDITPNREPTVPEGFIPIVFGTQQQATATATLNQLIFDGSYLVGLQAALAFLDFSENANEKTQLEVRRGVINAYGSVLLADELVSIFRSNKEKLENNLYEAQKIFENGLNEQEEVEQLEITLLEIATQLSNAERTASIARQMFNVALGIDVNTPVTLTESLDDLADQNIQLGALETNLNMEENVDYKIAYNLTEQRSLELKLEKSRALPQLSAFVNYGTQAFSDEFSFFDSDQRWFQQSLFGVNMNIPIFSSGNRGAKTQQARIALDQAETQLKETVQNIQLQFDTAKSNYKFSVESYENAKKNLDLAERIERKNQIKFDEGISSSFDLRQAQLQLYSAQQQYFNAMLNVINSKAELDTISNSNIINNN
- a CDS encoding TetR/AcrR family transcriptional regulator; amino-acid sequence: MKESIVNKAAELFMTLGFKSVTMDDIANAMGISKKTIYVHFSNKTELVDAVSFFLFDSICDGIDTICEQSANPIQELYDIKMYVMHHLKNEKASPQYQLKKYYPQTYSRLHRAQFNKMHQSVSESLQKGVDMGLFRPSIDVDLIARMYFNGMTGMKDEAIFPPEQYSKDYLMESYLEYHLRAIVTDQGMDILNQFINTTE
- a CDS encoding efflux RND transporter periplasmic adaptor subunit encodes the protein MTQKLKFLTVILSALLVVSCGDGNKSEVPVADLIEEGDLSKLRERRDALNEDQKSLTTQIQSLDAAIQKLEPDQGALISVQTVKDTLFKHYIEIQGDVKTNENVIVYPEYQGTLTRVYVKEGQRVRKGQILGKIDDGGLSSQLSQLEVQAQLAKTTFERQQRLWDQKIGSEIQYLQAKTNYESSQNAVNQLKQQLAKTNVTAPFSGIVDEVITDQGTVVAPGQGLFRVVNLGDMYIEAQIPERYLTSVTTGKEVEIFFPVLGKTVTSTVAQTGNYINPDNRTFRIEVNVPKDAEVKPNLNARLKINDYTAEDAILIPLNVISEDANGDQYVYTMQPKEDGTGNIAVRKNIETGLAQGDVVEIKNGLAVDDALVIEGARTVQNNQKVRTLENQ